From one Liolophura sinensis isolate JHLJ2023 chromosome 10, CUHK_Ljap_v2, whole genome shotgun sequence genomic stretch:
- the LOC135476676 gene encoding collagen alpha-3(VI) chain-like isoform X2, producing the protein MANNVIWLLMPMLFMWAKGNIFNDYIRQAYRDEARIEDNIIPRTNLNELSSLLTKGCGGIDADIVFVLDNSASIWAPDFKKQTAFVRDFVSVFNIGPKSVRVAVITFGDRVYSRHSFLLWKYKNEKDVKSAVMDIPYMAGVQTRTDKALEYLKKVVFRKMRKGVEHIVIVMTDGDSLYPMRTHRSARYLKHIGVTLYAIGVGFSVSLKELKSIASSAEGIFRVDNFDALQNIKKQLGVQICPASSGNEFDELPKVTTVKQKVTTTTTTRRPTTTIPTTVPTTPVPTIPPCGLADPADINFVCDAVQMDAATNRDVKEIVKGLVMTEEMQHEGMQVALITSECPELPSVPFSEYQSDNVTKFPEVFDDVHYQTYGDLIEILENDGFSESRGGRESARHVGVVILSQEPDDAEDVIIKADKAKRSGVELFAVGLNKKVRRMVLEQIASEPKRDHVIMIGSRGEVAEVGPRIAKTLCPRARLEFLN; encoded by the exons ATGGCAAATAACGTTATCTGGCTGCTCATGCCTATGCTCTTTATGTGG GCGAAGGGGAACATTTTCAACGATTACATCAGGCAAGCCTATCGAG ATGAGGCCAGAATTGAGGACAACATTATTCCCAGAACGAACCTGAACGAACTCAGTAGTTTGCTCACCAAAG GATGTGGAGGCATTGATGCCGACATTGTCTTTGTGCTGGACAACTCCGCCAGTATCTGGGCTCCGGACTTCAAGAAACAGACGGCCTTCGTCAGGGATTTCGTCAGTGTCTTCAACATCGGCCCAAAGAGCGTGCGCGTGGCGGTCATAACATTCGGTGACAGGGTCTACAGTCGACACAGCTTCCTTCTGTGGAAATACAAGAACGAGAAGGACGTCAAATCTGCCGTCATGGATATACCCTACATGGCCGGTGTACAAACGCGCACGGACAAGGCCCTGGAGTACCTAAAGAAAGTTGTCTTCCGGAAGATGAGAAAGGGGGTGGAGCATATTGTCATAGTGATGACGGACGGTGACTCTCTCTATCCAATGAGAACGCACCGTTCCGCTCGTTACCTGAAGCACATTGGCGTCACGCTGTACGCTATTGGCGTCGGATTCAGCGTCTCTCTTAAGGAACTCAAATCCATAGCTTCTAGCGCTGAGGGGATTTTCCGGGTGGACAACTTCGATGCCTTACAGAATATCAAGAAACAGCTAGGAGTACAGATCTGTCCAG CGTCGTCTGGGAACGAGTTTGACGAACTCCCAAAGGTAACAACGGTCAAACAGAAAGTAACCACAACTACGACTACCCGTAGGCCCACAACGACGATCCCGACGACTG TGCCAACGACACCAGTGCCCACAATTCCCC CTTGTGGGCTGGCGGATCCGGCCGACATTAACTTCGTTTGCGACGCCGTCCAGATGGACGCAGCGACGAATCGAGACGTTAAGGAGATCGTGAAAGGCTTGGTGATGACGGAGGAGATGCAACACGAAGGCATGCAGGTTGCGTTAATCACCAGCGAGTGTCCAGAATTGCCCAGCGTCCCTTTCTCCGAATACCAGAGCGACAACGTGACAAAGTTCCCAGAGGTGTTTGATGACGTCCATTACCAGACGTACGGTGACCTAATCGAGATTCTCGAGAATGACGGCTTCTCTGAGAGCAGGGGAGGGCGTGAGTCCGCCAGGCATGTCGGCGTAGTCATTCTCTCACAAGAGCCCGATGACGCCGAGGACGTCATCATCAAGGCGGACAAGGCGAAGCGCAGCGGTGTCGAGCTCTTCGCTGTGGGATTGAACAAGAAGGTCAGAAGAATGGTGCTGGAGCAAATCGCCAGTGAACCCAAGAGAGATCATGTGATCATGATTGGTAGCCGAGGAGAGGTGGCAGAGGTCGGACCTAGAATAGCGAAGACATTGTGTCCAC GCGCAAGACTTGAGTTCCTGAATTAA
- the LOC135476676 gene encoding collagen alpha-3(VI) chain-like isoform X1: MANNVIWLLMPMLFMWAKGNIFNDYIRQAYRDEARIEDNIIPRTNLNELSSLLTKGCGGIDADIVFVLDNSASIWAPDFKKQTAFVRDFVSVFNIGPKSVRVAVITFGDRVYSRHSFLLWKYKNEKDVKSAVMDIPYMAGVQTRTDKALEYLKKVVFRKMRKGVEHIVIVMTDGDSLYPMRTHRSARYLKHIGVTLYAIGVGFSVSLKELKSIASSAEGIFRVDNFDALQNIKKQLGVQICPASSGNEFDELPKVTTVKQKVTTTTTTRRPTTTIPTTVPTTPVPTIPPCGLADPADINFVCDAVQMDAATNRDVKEIVKGLVMTEEMQHEGMQVALITSECPELPSVPFSEYQSDNVTKFPEVFDDVHYQTYGDLIEILENDGFSESRGGRESARHVGVVILSQEPDDAEDVIIKADKAKRSGVELFAVGLNKKVRRMVLEQIASEPKRDHVIMIGSRGEVAEVGPRIAKTLCPHGSNEVIQKS, from the exons ATGGCAAATAACGTTATCTGGCTGCTCATGCCTATGCTCTTTATGTGG GCGAAGGGGAACATTTTCAACGATTACATCAGGCAAGCCTATCGAG ATGAGGCCAGAATTGAGGACAACATTATTCCCAGAACGAACCTGAACGAACTCAGTAGTTTGCTCACCAAAG GATGTGGAGGCATTGATGCCGACATTGTCTTTGTGCTGGACAACTCCGCCAGTATCTGGGCTCCGGACTTCAAGAAACAGACGGCCTTCGTCAGGGATTTCGTCAGTGTCTTCAACATCGGCCCAAAGAGCGTGCGCGTGGCGGTCATAACATTCGGTGACAGGGTCTACAGTCGACACAGCTTCCTTCTGTGGAAATACAAGAACGAGAAGGACGTCAAATCTGCCGTCATGGATATACCCTACATGGCCGGTGTACAAACGCGCACGGACAAGGCCCTGGAGTACCTAAAGAAAGTTGTCTTCCGGAAGATGAGAAAGGGGGTGGAGCATATTGTCATAGTGATGACGGACGGTGACTCTCTCTATCCAATGAGAACGCACCGTTCCGCTCGTTACCTGAAGCACATTGGCGTCACGCTGTACGCTATTGGCGTCGGATTCAGCGTCTCTCTTAAGGAACTCAAATCCATAGCTTCTAGCGCTGAGGGGATTTTCCGGGTGGACAACTTCGATGCCTTACAGAATATCAAGAAACAGCTAGGAGTACAGATCTGTCCAG CGTCGTCTGGGAACGAGTTTGACGAACTCCCAAAGGTAACAACGGTCAAACAGAAAGTAACCACAACTACGACTACCCGTAGGCCCACAACGACGATCCCGACGACTG TGCCAACGACACCAGTGCCCACAATTCCCC CTTGTGGGCTGGCGGATCCGGCCGACATTAACTTCGTTTGCGACGCCGTCCAGATGGACGCAGCGACGAATCGAGACGTTAAGGAGATCGTGAAAGGCTTGGTGATGACGGAGGAGATGCAACACGAAGGCATGCAGGTTGCGTTAATCACCAGCGAGTGTCCAGAATTGCCCAGCGTCCCTTTCTCCGAATACCAGAGCGACAACGTGACAAAGTTCCCAGAGGTGTTTGATGACGTCCATTACCAGACGTACGGTGACCTAATCGAGATTCTCGAGAATGACGGCTTCTCTGAGAGCAGGGGAGGGCGTGAGTCCGCCAGGCATGTCGGCGTAGTCATTCTCTCACAAGAGCCCGATGACGCCGAGGACGTCATCATCAAGGCGGACAAGGCGAAGCGCAGCGGTGTCGAGCTCTTCGCTGTGGGATTGAACAAGAAGGTCAGAAGAATGGTGCTGGAGCAAATCGCCAGTGAACCCAAGAGAGATCATGTGATCATGATTGGTAGCCGAGGAGAGGTGGCAGAGGTCGGACCTAGAATAGCGAAGACATTGTGTCCAC ATGGCAGTAATGAAGTCATTCAAAAATCCTGA
- the LOC135476676 gene encoding von Willebrand factor-like isoform X3, which translates to MANNVIWLLMPMLFMWAKGNIFNDYIRQAYRDEARIEDNIIPRTNLNELSSLLTKGCGGIDADIVFVLDNSASIWAPDFKKQTAFVRDFVSVFNIGPKSVRVAVITFGDRVYSRHSFLLWKYKNEKDVKSAVMDIPYMAGVQTRTDKALEYLKKVVFRKMRKGVEHIVIVMTDGDSLYPMRTHRSARYLKHIGVTLYAIGVGFSVSLKELKSIASSAEGIFRVDNFDALQNIKKQLGVQICPVPTTPVPTIPPCGLADPADINFVCDAVQMDAATNRDVKEIVKGLVMTEEMQHEGMQVALITSECPELPSVPFSEYQSDNVTKFPEVFDDVHYQTYGDLIEILENDGFSESRGGRESARHVGVVILSQEPDDAEDVIIKADKAKRSGVELFAVGLNKKVRRMVLEQIASEPKRDHVIMIGSRGEVAEVGPRIAKTLCPHGSNEVIQKS; encoded by the exons ATGGCAAATAACGTTATCTGGCTGCTCATGCCTATGCTCTTTATGTGG GCGAAGGGGAACATTTTCAACGATTACATCAGGCAAGCCTATCGAG ATGAGGCCAGAATTGAGGACAACATTATTCCCAGAACGAACCTGAACGAACTCAGTAGTTTGCTCACCAAAG GATGTGGAGGCATTGATGCCGACATTGTCTTTGTGCTGGACAACTCCGCCAGTATCTGGGCTCCGGACTTCAAGAAACAGACGGCCTTCGTCAGGGATTTCGTCAGTGTCTTCAACATCGGCCCAAAGAGCGTGCGCGTGGCGGTCATAACATTCGGTGACAGGGTCTACAGTCGACACAGCTTCCTTCTGTGGAAATACAAGAACGAGAAGGACGTCAAATCTGCCGTCATGGATATACCCTACATGGCCGGTGTACAAACGCGCACGGACAAGGCCCTGGAGTACCTAAAGAAAGTTGTCTTCCGGAAGATGAGAAAGGGGGTGGAGCATATTGTCATAGTGATGACGGACGGTGACTCTCTCTATCCAATGAGAACGCACCGTTCCGCTCGTTACCTGAAGCACATTGGCGTCACGCTGTACGCTATTGGCGTCGGATTCAGCGTCTCTCTTAAGGAACTCAAATCCATAGCTTCTAGCGCTGAGGGGATTTTCCGGGTGGACAACTTCGATGCCTTACAGAATATCAAGAAACAGCTAGGAGTACAGATCTGTCCAG TGCCAACGACACCAGTGCCCACAATTCCCC CTTGTGGGCTGGCGGATCCGGCCGACATTAACTTCGTTTGCGACGCCGTCCAGATGGACGCAGCGACGAATCGAGACGTTAAGGAGATCGTGAAAGGCTTGGTGATGACGGAGGAGATGCAACACGAAGGCATGCAGGTTGCGTTAATCACCAGCGAGTGTCCAGAATTGCCCAGCGTCCCTTTCTCCGAATACCAGAGCGACAACGTGACAAAGTTCCCAGAGGTGTTTGATGACGTCCATTACCAGACGTACGGTGACCTAATCGAGATTCTCGAGAATGACGGCTTCTCTGAGAGCAGGGGAGGGCGTGAGTCCGCCAGGCATGTCGGCGTAGTCATTCTCTCACAAGAGCCCGATGACGCCGAGGACGTCATCATCAAGGCGGACAAGGCGAAGCGCAGCGGTGTCGAGCTCTTCGCTGTGGGATTGAACAAGAAGGTCAGAAGAATGGTGCTGGAGCAAATCGCCAGTGAACCCAAGAGAGATCATGTGATCATGATTGGTAGCCGAGGAGAGGTGGCAGAGGTCGGACCTAGAATAGCGAAGACATTGTGTCCAC ATGGCAGTAATGAAGTCATTCAAAAATCCTGA